The genomic segment TGCTTCTCAGAGTTGAGGTTGATACCGGTCACGGTAGTTCCATCATGGCTTGCCTTACCTTTTACCTTATAAGAGAGTCCGTCGAGTTTCTGCAATCCGCCCTTTACTTTTTCACGGAGTTCTATTTCCAGCGGAGAGTTCACGGCTGTCACGCCATCAGCAGATGCTTTCACAGTACCCTTCTTGACATTCACTTCTATCAGGTTACTGATATCAGTACCTTCCAGTCCGAGTGGAGTTGCCTCTACGATGAGGGTAGCAGGAACCAGGTTCTGCGCATCGGCTGTCAGCCGAACATAAGTTCCTTCAGACAATTCCAGATCATCCAGATCATCATTCCATCCGTCGAAATCATCAGCATATTCGATGACTGCATCCTCGGCAAATGCCAATGGTGCATAAATCTCGTAGCTTGGAACAACATGGTAATAGCGGCCGAACTCGATGGTCATTTCCTGACTGAGATCAGCCTTTGTCTTTACATCGGTAATCTGTACGTGGTCTGGAATATGCTGGTTGATAAGTGTAGCCAGGTTGCTCACCTCATATACATTGGCAGCACCATACTGAGCAGTCAGTTCTTCTGTATTATGGCGGCAGATACAGATCTTGGTCACTGGCACAACAGTAGTCTTGCAGATATTCATCTCAGGGAGTTGCACGGTAGCCAAGTTCTGACCGTTCTTGGTAGAAATCACCTTAGCACTCACCTTTGCCGCCGCATCCATATCATTTTTGATAGAAAGAATAATCTGAGGATTATCCAAGTCAGCTCTTACACCATCTTCTGAAAGGAAGTCAGGAACGCCCGTCACAGATACATCACCCAAGCTTGAGATATTGATTTCTGGGTCGAAAATACCGGTAGCAGACTTCAAGGTAATATCATTGACTGTCACGTTGGCACCGATAGACAGTGCAGATGTAGGAACACCCGTTACATTAGCCTCAATACCGAGATCGAAATAACCATCCATCTTGATAGAGCCATTATTGCCGATGACAACCTTACCATAAGCATCCTGATTTGCGAAATCCAGTTTTTTAGCTTTGATGGTGAGTTGAAGATTGCGGCTTGTTGAAACATTCTCCACGGTAATCTTCGAGCCGTTGACCATAGGAACGCCATTGCCATTACCATTGACAGATGAAATCTGCAGATAGCCAGGAAGAGTGAGGGTAGCCTTATTAATCTTGTTGATAGCAGAAGAAAGACCACCAAGAGTGAGATTAATCTTCAGTTCGATTTCGCCAGCCACCTCAGCACTTTTCAGGCTCTTCACAGCAGCATCCGTACCATTATATTTAAACATCAACTCCTTAGGAGAGACAAAACTGAGATGACTACCGGCTGCACGGGTACCCTTGGCAGCAGAATTGGCATTTAAGGTTAGCGTATTAGAATAAGAATTACCCCTCAGAACAATAGGAGAAATCATTGGTGAAGCAGATGATGCCTCAGAACCTGTCAATTGGAACAGATAATCACCATTTGCGGCAATCTTCACACTACCACCCTCTTCCAGTTCCAGAATATCAGACAGAGGTATGTTCATGGTAGAACTGGCAGGTATTTCCAATTCGCCACTACCAAATCCCATCGTAGCATCAATCTGGTCAAAATCATAATCGTCATTTGTACACCCAGTTACCGAGAAACCCAACGTCAATAAAGACGCAAGTAACAGACTTGCTTTCATTTGCTTTTTCTTCATAGTTTATGAATATTTGATAATTATATAACTTTACCCTCTTAAAGAGAACTTACATAAATTAAAATATATTTGCAAATATAGCATTTTTTTATTAATAAACATGTAAAATAATCAGAAATATTCGCTCAATTCCTCAATTTATACACAAGACACCGTTATTTTACGAATATTTCCACCTCAAAAGTCTGTTGACCACACATCATGATTCTTCAATAATCTCACTCCACAGGATGGCGTCCCAGCAGATTTGCAATCCTCCAACAAGAAAAAAACACACGGACAAATTGAATTTGTCCGGATTGTTTGTCTGAGCGTTTATAACTACCCAATAATCAGATAATTATGTAACATCGGACAATTTGTCCGGACAAATTCAATTTGTCCGTGTTATTTTTTTAGCATGAAATCATAAAGAAATACAAGGATTCCCATCTGGTAAGCGATGAGTTCCCAAATAGAAAACGCAGACTTCAGCCCCAAGAAACGGTGAGCTTTAGAGGAGAAAGCTATGAGTTAGGATTCGTTAACATAAAGCTCTAAAGCAGCCGCATAAGAGAAAAATCAAATTTGCTTCTCTAAGTATTTTATCGCTACAACCTTACATATATTCGCAAATTGCACTGAGTAGAGTGCAATTTTTAACGTAAATTGCACTCTACTCAGTGCAATTTCGTATTTAATTCGTATATTTGCACCCATAAAGAGCAATATGGATGCTCTATTGATAGATAATCCTTTATTATAGAAAAGATGACCCCGCATTTTGCAAGGCCATCTTTTCTGTTGCTACTCCCCAAACTTCCACCAATCCAGGAAGAAGAGGTTCTGCTACCAAGGGAACTATTTTGCCCAATCCAATACAATCGTCTTATCTTCATCAATCATAAAGTTCATACCAATCTTTTCCACGGTTTTGCCTTTTAGGGCAAAAGCATCAGCATAATGCTTGTTGTTGATTTGGTCAAGAGACTCTTGTGCCGACTTATTAAATTTCAGTTCTATCACATAGATGGTATCCTTTGTTTCCATCGTAATGTCTGTTCTTCCCCGGAAAGTATGCTGTTCCACCAATATACGGAAATTCATAAGCAGGGCAAAGATGATATACATTGTCTGCTGATAATGCCCCTCATAATCGGTATTATCGCAATAAGGTACCATCTCCCAGAACGTTTTCAATAGCTGAAGAGCACCGTCCATGTTACCCTTATTGATAAGAGCAGACATCTTGGCCACGGTCGTATTGCACATTGCAGACTTTGCCGCCAAATAATGCGGCAACATACTGCGATACAAACCTATCCTCACTTCTTTGTTAGGCAGAGCCAAAGTATAGAGTTCCGTTTCCGGATCATAATTCTTGATAGTGATATAACCACTCTGATAAAGCAAAGGCATGATAGTAGTCATCGTCTCAGTGGCTGCATCGAAATCATCCTTTGATGCATCCATCTGTTCACCCAGGTCAATCGGTGTAAAGTCATATTTCCGCATCATATTAAGGAGATAAGTAGGAGTGCCTGAGCCAAACCAATAGGAATCAACCTTTCGCTTTGAAAAGCAAGTGAGCAAGCTATATGGATTGAATATGTCAGAAGAAGGCCAAGCGAAATGATAGCCATCATAATTTTCCTTCAACTTTTCCAAAGTTTTATCATACGACAAGCCCAACACATCTGCCATCTGCTGAATATCTTCATGCATTTCTGTTACAAGTTCCTCCTTGGTAATGCCGCAAATGCCAGCATATTCTGTATCCATACTCACATTTGTGATATTATTGAGTTCACTGAAGATACTAAGTTGCGAGAACTTGGTGATGCCTGTCAAGAAGACGAAACGCAGCATTCGGTCGCTATCCTTTAGGGGACTATAGAAATTGCGCATCACCTCCCTTAAGACGCCCAAGCTGGTATCCTCGTGCACCACATCAAGCAAAGGAGCATCGTATTCATCGATGAGCACAACAACCTTCTGCCCAGTCTGTTCATATACTGTTTTTATTAAATTAAGCATACGGACATTCGGGTCAGGAGAATCATTGACGATGCCAAATTTTTCTTCATTTACATTCAATATATACAAGAGATAGCGCACCAATTGGTCCTTCTCCATGTGCTTTCCACCTGCCAAACTAAAATGAAGCACAGGATATTTCGTCCACTCCTTCTCCAGTTTTTCAATAGCAAGTCCCTTAAAGAGTTCCTTCTTTCCCTCGAAGTAACTCTCAAAAGTCGAAACCAAAAGAGATTTGCCAAAACGACGTGGACGACTCAAGAAGAAATACTTTCCACTCGTATGAGTCATACGATAGATGTACTCCGTCTTATCTACATAGAGAAAGTCCGCCTCTCGAATCTCAGAGAAGGTCTGCATGCCTATTGGATATAACTTCGTTGCCATATTATCAACAATTTACTATTTACGTTGGCAAAGATAAGCAAAAATCCCGAAACCGCCAAGCGATTTCGGGATTTATTATGTATTCAACTGTGCACCCAATACCTTGAAGGGGATTTTATCAGTATTCTTACTATCTGTTCAGTTCCTTGATGATTTTCTCCAGATTGTCAAGCTGGCGGGCATCCACTTTCACATCTACCAGATTTCCTCCCTTGTCGAAGAGGCGATAGGATGGGAAGGAGTGAATGTTGAGATAATTCTCGATGGCACTCTGCTGAGCCGCTGGCAAATTGTAGTGGACGATATTGTCGCCAACCAGATTATTCCGTTTGATGAGATTTTTCCATGACTCTTCAGGACTATTGCTTACCATATAAAGATATACCACATCGTATGGCGCCAAGCGTTCGAACTCTTCCTTCGAATGGGCAAGAGCCATCTTGCAAGGGGCACACCAGATTCCCCAGACATCCAGCAATACAAGCTTTCCCTTATAAGGCTCCAATATATGGCGAAGAAGTTTCTCACCATCGCTCATATCCTGCGGAGCTGTCTTGATACTGGCAGTAATGTCACTGTTCTGCAAAGACAGGTACTTACGGTGTTCTGCCAATACTTTCTCCCTGAGAACTTCAGAACTGATACTATGTTCTACCAGGTCAAGCCCATAACTATTGAGTGGCATAGCTAGTCTTTCCAACACATGAAGAATAGCCTTGGAGATGATGACATTTTTCTGCCGCTGGCTGCACCCCATGCTATCAGCTATATGCAGGGCATAATAAACATCGAGGAGAGGAGTCTCATCCTTAAGCATCTTGGCAATATCTTCTCTTCCAATGATAGCAGTAGCGCGCTTGGCAAGGGCTGAGTTGGAAAAAGCATTTCCTATTTTCTCCTGCTCCTTGGCATCTGTCGTCTGATATTGCTTGATAGTCATGCTATCCAGATTCTTAGCCCATTGTTCCACCGTAGCAATTTCAGAATTTGTTATCGCAATATCCCCCTGAGCCTTGTGCTTTCTCAACAGTTCCGGATAATAATTGGTGAACAAGAATCCATAGGTCTTCCCCATGGGTGTACTGTACTTTAATCTTGCTTCCTGGTCGATGAGATCTTTTGTCAACATATTATAGTCACGAAACTGAGTATAAGGCTGCGGAATCTCCTTCCATATTTTTTCCACTTGGCTCACATATTCCTGAGGGAAAACATTGTCTTTCACGTGATATGCTCCTTGCAAGATATCCGTAGCATAAATGCAGAGAAGGTATTGAGCCGCATACTCCTGATAACATCTGGAAATAGATGCCGATTTTTCTATCTGTTTCCGTAAGTTCCCTTCAGCCTCCTTATATCTGGATTCAAGAATCTGCATCATCTCCTGGGCTGGAACCTTATTCTCAGACTTACCTGCATAGCCTGCGTTAATCATTGGGATAGGATGCGCCAGCAGTTCGTTTTGCAAGCGACAGTTCTTACCCATGAAGATAGCATGTCCAACCTTGAAGTCATAAAGCAGATAATAGGTCTCACCCGGCTCCAATACCGTGTTGACATAAGTATGTTTCCAGTCCATGAAAACCTCGGTAGAGTTGATGAGGGGTACTTTGATCTCAAATCTGCCAAGTGAATCGAGCTTGCTATAATTACTCACTTCCTTGAATGTACAGAAAAGATCCTCATACTTCACACAATACTCCTGCCCTCTATCCCAAAGTTCCTTAGGCATATTTCTGAGCCATCCCACAACAATAGCCGTATCGGGCTTGTTATGAGTATCCTTCAGACTTGTGGTCTCATCTTTCTGCGGATAATCCGGAAGGGTGGAAGTGGTAATGAGCGAATATTCGGCTTTCTTGCCGTTGATGCTCATCGTGCGCTTGCCATGTTGAGGTTTGTCGATGTTGACAGCCAGGTCGCTCTTGCCATCGGTAAGGATGAAAGAGTACTTATCGCCCTTCTGATTTTTCTGCTTGTATTGCCAGTAACGGCAGTCGTAGATGGCGAAATCATCGTAGAATCCTATCTCCCAATCGCCGGTCGCATCGTTTCGCCAAAGCGAGGAGAAGAGCTGTTTGATGCGGGTATCGATACTCTCGATGCCAAATATCTTGAAGTTCTCTTTGCCGTCACCTTCCAGGAAGTCAAACTTTCGGGTCTTCTTGGGGAGCGGTGCGAAATGGAAGACCACATCCTCCTTGCCTGAACTAAGCATATAGTGTTCTTCGTCAAGTTTCAGTCCATCACAGCTCTTGACGAGATATTTCTTGCCATCAGCAAGAAGATAGGTTTCCTTCACAAACTTTACCCAATAGTGTGGGCGAAAAGTGATGTGCATGAACACTCGTGTTTCATCATCTGCGAATTCCACACGATAGATGTTGAGCTGAGATTGAAAAGGATCATTAAATAGCTGGTTCGATTCAGCTATCGGCTGTTCCCAGACAATAGGTTTCTTGCCATTCCCTGCCCAGCAAGTGCAGAGCCAGATGGCTGCGATAAGTACACAAAGGATTCTTTTCATAATTCGATTATTTTATTGGATTGATACTATTGAAAGCAGTATATATTAAAGTATACCGTTACTTAATATTCAATAGAAACATCCAGTTTCTTCAAATCCTTATCAGCCGAACTGCTGCCGTAATAAACCTCATACTTTCCTGCCTTGGCACGGACGGTATTGGTTGCAGCATCGAAGAGTTCGAAGTTTCTGCTATCCAGCGTAATGACAGCCTCAGCAGTCTTTCCTGCCTTCACCTCCACTCTCTCGAAAGCCTTCAAGCTCTTCAATGGTCCTTCGGTATCGGCAGGATCCTTCACATATACCTGCACAATCTCGGTTCCATCTTTCTTTCCTACATTGCTTACCGGTACCTTCAGCGTTATCTTCTCACCCTTCTTCAGGATAGAGTTGGAAAGTGTAGCATCGCCAATACGGAAAGAAGTGTAGCTTAAACCATAACCGAATGGGAAGAGCGCATCGTTCATATAACGATAGGTTCTGCCCTTCATGCTGTAATCCTTGAAATCAGGCAACTGCTCTGAATTCTTATAGAACGTAATAGGCAACTTGCCGGCAGGATTGTACTCTCCGAAGAGTACACGAGCCACAGCCTCACCACCTTCCTGACCAGGATACCAGGCCTGGAGAATGGCATCGCAACTCTCTGTCTCTGGAGTCAAGGCGATAGCCGAACCCGAACAGTTGACAAAGACAACCTTCTTGCCCGCCTCCTTCAAAGCCTTCAGGAAATTGCGCTGAACCTTAGGCAATTCGATGTTGGTGCGGTCACCACCCTTGAAGCCAGAAATCTCGATAGGCATTTCCTCACCTTCCAACTGTGGAGAGATGCCACCTACGAAGACTACAGTCTCGCAATCCTTCAACTGCTTGAGCGAAGCCTGATAGTCGATAGGATTCTCATGACCGATATTGATCTTCATATCCGCATTATAGGTTGGCATTTCCGCATATCGTATTTCTATCTGATACTCCTTGCCTTTCACGCCCTCAAACTCGATGCGGGATTCTGCTGTGCGCCAATCGCTCTTCTCTGACTTTTTCTCACCATTCAGATAAACCTCATAATGACCGCAGGCAGCCACATCGAGCAATACCTTGGCGTTCTGCTTAGGACGGAATACGGTTTCATACTTGGCAGAAAAGCCCGTCAACTTCACATTGGGTGCAAACGAATGCTGACCATAGGTAGTTACCTGCACAGGATTCTTTTCCTGGGTGATGGTAACAGGCTTACCATTCATTTCACGATTGTTCCAGAAAGTGCCCTTAAAGCCCATCTTGCCATCCATGCTGCACTGGTCGAAGTAAGAATCCAATGTCTGGTCGTTCACCAGGTCGCACCCTTTAAAGGTGACGACCTGTTTTTTCTTCAAACGACTCTTGATACCATCCAGGATGGTAATTGTCTGTCGTGGAGTACCATTATAGTTTCCCCACATCATCGGTTCGTTATCCACATTTGGTCCGATGAAAGCAATCTTCTTTACCTTTTTATCGAGAGGCAATACCTCATTCTTGTTTTGGAGCAGCGTCATGGTCTGCAGAGCCATATCGAGCGAGAGCTGGCGATGCGCCTTGCTGCAAAGCACAGATACAGGAATCTTCGACCATGATACTATCTTGTTGTCATCCATCTCACCCAAGTCGAAACGACCTTCGAGCAGACGAATCACATGCTTATCAACTTCTTCTTCAGTCAAGGCACCATACTTCACAGCCTCAGGCACCGATTTATATATATAATTAAATCCACATTCTACATCGGTTCCAGCCAATACACCCTTAGCTGCTGCATTTCTGGCATTGCTCGAAACCTTATGATTCTCCCAGAAATCAGTAACAGCACCACAGTCGGAAACTACCAGGTACTTGAATCCCCACTCATTCCTGAGAATCTGCTGCAAAAGGCGGGTGTTGCCGCAGCATGGTTCATCATCCCAACGCTGATAGGCACACATCACCTCACGCACCTTTGCATCCTGCACCAGTGATTTGAAGGCAGGCATATAAGTTTCCCAAAGGTCGCGCGGTGTAACATCGGTAATATTGTCTGTATGGCGAGCCCATTCTGGTCCGCTATGAATTGCATAGTGCTTGGCACAAGCCCAGAGTTTGCGGTATTTCGTATCTTCAGGTCCCTGCAATCCGCGCACCACGGCACATCCCATCCTACTGGTAAGATAAGGATCCTCGCCATAGGTTTCCTGTCCACGTCCCCAGCGAGGATCACGGAAGATATTCACGTTTGGAGTCCAGACAGAGAGGGCATGGAAACGGGTTACATCTCCTCCCTTCTGCTGCAGTTCATTCCATTTGGCACGCATCTCATCAGATGTTGCATCAAAGACTCTATACACCATTCTGTCGTTAAACGAAGCTGCCATTCCGATAGGTTCCGGAAAGACGGTTACATCTCCCATGTTCGCCACACCATGCAGCGCCTCGCTCCACCACTGGAATCTCTTGATTCCCAATCGCGGAATAGCCGGCGAATCATCCAGCATCAGAGAAGCTTTCTCTTCCAAAGTGAGACGACCACATAAATCTACCGCTCTCTCATGAGCCGAGAGAGCAGGATTCTGATAAGGCAACTGCTGAGCTGAGGCATTGCCGGAAGACATAGTTATCACAAACATCAAAGCTGCGTATATAACATTCTTGTTCATTGTAATTACTATTAAGCTATTAGTATATTAAATTGTTATTTGCGCTGCAAAGATAAACAAAAAAGCAGAATACTACTTTATCACAAGTATCAAATACTTTATATGATGTAACACTTACAGCTGTATCTTTACAGCCTTTCCGTCATATTCCACACTCTTGTTTGCCTGCATAGGCTGATCGCCCGCTCCACTATTGGCATCCACCAGTACGATGTGGAATCTGCGATGTTGGAGCATTCCCTTATAGATGCCCTTGCGTGGAGCGATGTTCAGGGTTCTGTCTGCTTCATTCCAAACAAACTGGATTTCAGAGAATTTTCCCTTCTCATAGTTGTAGTTGTCGCCCTCATCCTCATAGAGTGTAAACGAACCGTCTGCACCTGGATAAACACGGATTTCCAACTCATCCCAAGGTTTCTCAGAACTATACTGAACTTCAGGACCGAATGGCAGGATGGTACCAGCCTTGATGAACACAGGCATGATGTCGATAGGACAAAGGCGCTGGATATCCTGACCGCCCTCATACTGGGCATTGCTCCAGAAATCATACCATTTATTACCCTTTGGCAAGTAAACATTCACAGGCGCAGCTGCCTTCCTTACATCAGGATAGATGGTATGGCCCTTCTTCTCCTTATCCTTCCAGGTGTATAAAGGATCGGTTACCGGCTTCACCAGGATGTTGCGGCCGAAGAGATACTCATCGTTCAGACGGGAAGCCTTCTTGTCTGCCGCATAATCCATTACCAGGGCACGCATCATGCTTCCGCTATTCTGTACACAGTCGCCAGCCGTACTGTAGATATAAGGCAAAAGTCGATAGCGCAGCTTGATGGCCTTAATCATAGCATCATAAGCCCAGTCGCCCTGCTTTCCGAATTCATACAGTTCGCTTACCATCGGCGAAGAACAGTGGTTGCGCATCAATGGCATGAAGGTTCCCCACTGCATCCAGCGGGTCTGCAATTCCTGAATGGCTGGATTCTTTGGATTCTGTTCAAACTCCCAGTAGAAGAAACCACCCAGGTCGGTGTTCCAGAATGGGATACCGCAGAGCGAGAAGTTCAAGCCCGATGGAATCTGATTCTTCATCTCGTTCCAGGAAGCCAGCACATCACCGCTCCAGCAAATGGTGCCATAATGCTGAATACCGAGACTGCCGCTTCGGGTCATCTGGAGCGAACGCTTTGTGTCGCCCTTCATCGCTCTCTGGTGCTCATAGATGCTCTTGTTGTGCAACAATGGGAAGGCGTTCTTCACGCCCAACCATGAACCATCGAAGGTCTGATAGTTCTCATCGCCCGGCTTCTCAAAATGGTCTGGCTCCGTAGAATCGGTCCACCAGGCATCAAAACCCATCTGGTAGAGATGAGTAAGATACTTCCAGTAGAGGTTGCGAGCCTTCGGATTGAAGACATCGTATGGCATCACACCACTGTTTCTTGGCCACGTTTCAAAAGGAAGGAGGGCATTCATCTTCTTCAGTTCACGATACTGCTCTGTCCAAGGACCGAAACTAGCCCAGATGGAAATCATCAGATGGGCATCGTTCTGGTGAACATACTTCACCATCTCTTCCGGACTCTTCAGGCGGGGTTCTCCCTGTGCCTTCATCTGCTTCATATCGGCAGGAAGATACTTGGCATAGGCTGGGTCGCCCACCTTATTAATATAATATGGGTTCTGGAACTTCATCGCATTCCAGTTGGAGTCGCATCCCCAATACTGCCAGTCCTGCACAATGGCATCAGTAGGAATCTTCAGTTCGTGATACTTGTCCAACACGCCAGCCAGTTCATCGCTGGTCTTATAGCGCTCACGGCATTGCCAGAAGCCCATCGCCCATTTCGGGAACATTGTAGCCTGTCCGGTGAGTTCACGAATGCTGGCGATGACTCCATCCTGCGTACCATCCTTGTACATGAAATAGTAGTCGGCGCAGGTTCCCACTTCACTGGTAAAGGAAGTGCATGATGGCTGGTTGCTATTTTTCCTGCATTGTCCCAGTAAAGACCATAGCCCTTCTCACTGGTGAAATAAGGGATGGCAATGTAAGTGTTATGATTCCAGAGTTCAATATTCTGGCGGCCACGCTGATTCATATAAACATCACGCAACTGTCCCAGACCATAGATTGCCTCGTCATCAGCAAGGCGGAAGTCCTGCTCTATGCGGTACTTGCCCTTATTGGCCTCATCCTTGCGAGCTTCCAGACGGGTCTTCGTATCGGTAAGCAGCAGTTTTCCATCCTTCGAAAGGAAGCGGATTTCGCCAGTCTGCTGGTTCAGTTCGACGCAAATGAATTTAGATTTAACATTTACAACATCTCCATTTTCCTGTATCTGAACATCCTTCAGCTGCTGAGGCTTCAAGATGACAGAATAGCTTTTCTTCTGAACAAGAGCACCAAGTCCGGCATCAGATTTCAAGATGCGGACGATGGATGGAGAATAGAATTCGATGGTTACATTCTGCTGAGCCACCTGACGGGTGATAGACTTGGCAGCCACACCTTTCTGGGTGCCTGCCACCTTTACGCTCTTGGCGCTGAGTTCACTTGGAACACCAACGGCAGCGATGCCCAAAATGGCAATGAAAGATAAATTCTTTAGCATACTTCTGTTTATTTTATTAGAGGGTTTATGATTTGTACAGTTCCAAATATATAAGATAGTATTTCGACTGCAAAAGACTGCATCAAATCCATAGAAAGACAGGGATAATACGATTGGAACGCTTCTCGATTGTCAAATCATCATGAATTTATTGTTGTCTGAAATTCCATTTAGAATTATCGCTGTTGAAATCGAAGGGAGCCAAGCCTGGGGTACAATCGCCGAGTGAAACCAATGCCAGTTTCTCTTCAGTGCCTGACACTGCCTTCGGCATGATGCGATAGGTGCCATCGGTGAGCTGCTCGATGCGCCAAAGCTGGGCATCTTCACCCGTAAATTCAGGTTTGGCGATGACATCATGCTGAGCAGTTGCGGTAAGATAGCGAGTAGTGCCTTCTATGCAGATTTTATAATAAGGACCACCCAGATAACCACCCTTTCCGGCAAGCATGATACTCCACTTCTGATGAGGACGGAACATATAATCGTTCATTCTCACCTTTACCTCGCCCTTAGGCCATTCTGCCTCTACCTCCTTCAAGGTCTGAGGTTCGATATTCTTCAGAGGCTTGGTTGGCTTGATCCAGAAAGGTTCGATATCACGTTGCATTCTCACGAAATCTACGGCAATCTCCAGGGCATAGCCTCTTCGTTCCGATTCTATCTCGTAGGTTCCGGCATGAAATTCATCACCAGCCACAGGCCAGTCGTTCTTCCACAACAAAGGACGGATAGCCAATACGCTTCGTCCTCCCTGTCTGAAATCAGACTCATAGTGGAACGACATCTTTTCTACACCCTCTTCCTCAATATAGCGTCCGAAGTGACCGGGACCCGTCTTCAGATTATTGGCAGCAATCACCATC from the Segatella copri genome contains:
- a CDS encoding ATP-binding protein; protein product: MATKLYPIGMQTFSEIREADFLYVDKTEYIYRMTHTSGKYFFLSRPRRFGKSLLVSTFESYFEGKKELFKGLAIEKLEKEWTKYPVLHFSLAGGKHMEKDQLVRYLLYILNVNEEKFGIVNDSPDPNVRMLNLIKTVYEQTGQKVVVLIDEYDAPLLDVVHEDTSLGVLREVMRNFYSPLKDSDRMLRFVFLTGITKFSQLSIFSELNNITNVSMDTEYAGICGITKEELVTEMHEDIQQMADVLGLSYDKTLEKLKENYDGYHFAWPSSDIFNPYSLLTCFSKRKVDSYWFGSGTPTYLLNMMRKYDFTPIDLGEQMDASKDDFDAATETMTTIMPLLYQSGYITIKNYDPETELYTLALPNKEVRIGLYRSMLPHYLAAKSAMCNTTVAKMSALINKGNMDGALQLLKTFWEMVPYCDNTDYEGHYQQTMYIIFALLMNFRILVEQHTFRGRTDITMETKDTIYVIELKFNKSAQESLDQINNKHYADAFALKGKTVEKIGMNFMIDEDKTIVLDWAK
- a CDS encoding TlpA family protein disulfide reductase encodes the protein MKRILCVLIAAIWLCTCWAGNGKKPIVWEQPIAESNQLFNDPFQSQLNIYRVEFADDETRVFMHITFRPHYWVKFVKETYLLADGKKYLVKSCDGLKLDEEHYMLSSGKEDVVFHFAPLPKKTRKFDFLEGDGKENFKIFGIESIDTRIKQLFSSLWRNDATGDWEIGFYDDFAIYDCRYWQYKQKNQKGDKYSFILTDGKSDLAVNIDKPQHGKRTMSINGKKAEYSLITTSTLPDYPQKDETTSLKDTHNKPDTAIVVGWLRNMPKELWDRGQEYCVKYEDLFCTFKEVSNYSKLDSLGRFEIKVPLINSTEVFMDWKHTYVNTVLEPGETYYLLYDFKVGHAIFMGKNCRLQNELLAHPIPMINAGYAGKSENKVPAQEMMQILESRYKEAEGNLRKQIEKSASISRCYQEYAAQYLLCIYATDILQGAYHVKDNVFPQEYVSQVEKIWKEIPQPYTQFRDYNMLTKDLIDQEARLKYSTPMGKTYGFLFTNYYPELLRKHKAQGDIAITNSEIATVEQWAKNLDSMTIKQYQTTDAKEQEKIGNAFSNSALAKRATAIIGREDIAKMLKDETPLLDVYYALHIADSMGCSQRQKNVIISKAILHVLERLAMPLNSYGLDLVEHSISSEVLREKVLAEHRKYLSLQNSDITASIKTAPQDMSDGEKLLRHILEPYKGKLVLLDVWGIWCAPCKMALAHSKEEFERLAPYDVVYLYMVSNSPEESWKNLIKRNNLVGDNIVHYNLPAAQQSAIENYLNIHSFPSYRLFDKGGNLVDVKVDARQLDNLEKIIKELNR
- the xyl3A gene encoding xylan 1,4-beta-xylosidase → MNKNVIYAALMFVITMSSGNASAQQLPYQNPALSAHERAVDLCGRLTLEEKASLMLDDSPAIPRLGIKRFQWWSEALHGVANMGDVTVFPEPIGMAASFNDRMVYRVFDATSDEMRAKWNELQQKGGDVTRFHALSVWTPNVNIFRDPRWGRGQETYGEDPYLTSRMGCAVVRGLQGPEDTKYRKLWACAKHYAIHSGPEWARHTDNITDVTPRDLWETYMPAFKSLVQDAKVREVMCAYQRWDDEPCCGNTRLLQQILRNEWGFKYLVVSDCGAVTDFWENHKVSSNARNAAAKGVLAGTDVECGFNYIYKSVPEAVKYGALTEEEVDKHVIRLLEGRFDLGEMDDNKIVSWSKIPVSVLCSKAHRQLSLDMALQTMTLLQNKNEVLPLDKKVKKIAFIGPNVDNEPMMWGNYNGTPRQTITILDGIKSRLKKKQVVTFKGCDLVNDQTLDSYFDQCSMDGKMGFKGTFWNNREMNGKPVTITQEKNPVQVTTYGQHSFAPNVKLTGFSAKYETVFRPKQNAKVLLDVAACGHYEVYLNGEKKSEKSDWRTAESRIEFEGVKGKEYQIEIRYAEMPTYNADMKINIGHENPIDYQASLKQLKDCETVVFVGGISPQLEGEEMPIEISGFKGGDRTNIELPKVQRNFLKALKEAGKKVVFVNCSGSAIALTPETESCDAILQAWYPGQEGGEAVARVLFGEYNPAGKLPITFYKNSEQLPDFKDYSMKGRTYRYMNDALFPFGYGLSYTSFRIGDATLSNSILKKGEKITLKVPVSNVGKKDGTEIVQVYVKDPADTEGPLKSLKAFERVEVKAGKTAEAVITLDSRNFELFDAATNTVRAKAGKYEVYYGSSSADKDLKKLDVSIEY